One genomic segment of Desulfosporosinus sp. Sb-LF includes these proteins:
- a CDS encoding ABC transporter substrate-binding protein, translating into MKITRSYWLGLGSGLILSALLTLAITPIQGQPVTALLGSPAKEQSIPSSSTQPSASTKPPASPQSSTLTPPSTSNLSPAVTQPPQSQLSNTQSSTSIERSFVIPEGASAERIADLLVAQGFIKDKVAFLDSAHQMGAESKFRSGTFNLSLGLTLEELIHRLLKK; encoded by the coding sequence ATGAAAATAACTCGTTCCTATTGGCTCGGTTTAGGTTCAGGGCTTATTTTGAGTGCACTATTAACTCTGGCTATTACCCCAATTCAAGGACAACCCGTGACAGCATTGTTGGGGTCACCCGCAAAAGAACAATCTATTCCCTCTTCATCAACTCAACCTTCAGCATCTACAAAGCCCCCTGCATCACCTCAATCTTCGACCTTAACTCCACCTTCTACATCTAATTTATCCCCGGCTGTTACTCAACCTCCGCAAAGTCAGTTGTCTAACACCCAAAGCTCAACCTCAATAGAGCGGAGTTTTGTTATTCCGGAAGGAGCCAGTGCAGAACGTATTGCAGATTTGTTGGTTGCTCAAGGCTTTATTAAAGATAAAGTGGCCTTTCTGGACAGTGCTCATCAAATGGGGGCCGAAAGCAAGTTTAGATCTGGGACATTCAATCTGTCCCTAGGTTTAACCTTAGAGGAATTGATTCATCGATTATTGAAAAAATAA
- the argC gene encoding N-acetyl-gamma-glutamyl-phosphate reductase, whose amino-acid sequence MKVGVLGATGYAGQELVRLLHRHEEVSEMYLASSSVAGKEYDVVYPHWLGQNVGILEDENVPDLDVLFCALPHGLTAERTGAFLARKIKVIDLGADFRLNSAQVYEEWYKIKHPATELLKEAVYGLPELYREQIRGKSLIANPGCYPTASLLASVPLLRKELLQTGYLVIDAKSGVSGAGRGISLGNHYAEVNENFKAYGVANHRHTPEIEQELSRAAGKPLTVNFTPHLVPMTRGMLITIYAAVQEGVQEEDLRQCWQEQYGQEEFIHLLPQGTWPQTKFSSGSNHAFLQLTLDHRTGNAVIVATIDNLIKGAAGQAVQNMNLIMGWPEGQGLQGTALWP is encoded by the coding sequence ATGAAAGTCGGAGTTCTCGGGGCAACAGGATATGCAGGGCAGGAATTGGTGCGGTTGTTGCATAGACATGAAGAAGTGAGCGAGATGTATCTTGCTTCGTCCAGCGTCGCTGGAAAAGAGTATGACGTGGTCTATCCACATTGGCTGGGTCAAAATGTGGGAATTTTAGAGGATGAAAACGTGCCGGACTTGGATGTGCTTTTCTGTGCTCTTCCTCATGGTTTGACAGCTGAAAGAACAGGTGCATTCTTGGCGCGCAAAATAAAGGTCATTGATTTAGGAGCAGACTTTCGGCTGAATTCAGCGCAGGTTTATGAGGAATGGTATAAAATTAAGCATCCGGCAACAGAGCTCCTTAAGGAGGCTGTATACGGTCTACCTGAGTTATATCGTGAGCAAATTCGAGGAAAATCCTTAATAGCCAATCCAGGTTGTTATCCTACGGCTAGCTTATTAGCGTCAGTCCCTTTGCTTCGCAAAGAGTTGCTTCAAACAGGATACCTGGTAATTGACGCTAAATCTGGTGTATCAGGGGCTGGGAGAGGGATATCTCTGGGTAACCATTATGCTGAGGTCAATGAGAATTTTAAGGCTTATGGGGTGGCAAATCATCGTCATACCCCCGAGATAGAACAAGAGCTCTCTCGCGCTGCAGGTAAGCCACTAACCGTTAATTTTACTCCGCATTTAGTCCCTATGACGCGGGGAATGTTGATCACGATTTATGCCGCGGTTCAGGAAGGAGTCCAAGAGGAAGACCTTCGCCAGTGCTGGCAGGAACAGTATGGACAGGAAGAATTCATTCATCTTTTGCCACAGGGCACTTGGCCACAGACGAAATTTTCCAGTGGAAGCAACCATGCTTTCCTGCAATTGACACTCGATCATAGAACGGGTAATGCTGTCATCGTAGCAACCATTGATAA
- a CDS encoding M20 family metallopeptidase, whose protein sequence is MDAIKEFFKDQAKFLRKEVWEVALQIGEHPELGYKEYFASEVLCRFLQKHGFEVKRGIAEVETAFLARYSGARPGPRIAFLAEYDALPGVGHGCGHNLIGAASAGAAVILSKSLEIPGEILVIGSPAEETSGAKVTLVEKGIFENVDAAIMFHPGSQNVPIISSLALDALEFTFHGRAAHAVAASNFGINALDAMINFFVGINALKKQISPNMKINGIISEGGNVPNIVPDRTVARFYLRAQKRKDLDELRELVIRCAEGAASMVSAEMTWKKFEFSYDEMHTNVTLAGCFMKNLQEMGINYIAPPQTAMGSVDMGNVSRAVPSIHPYLTLGTGTEIPHTRDFAQAALSSDGERLVMLAMQTLALTGWDVLNDKKLLQRIKKEFRLHS, encoded by the coding sequence ATGGATGCTATTAAGGAATTTTTCAAGGATCAGGCAAAATTCCTGCGTAAGGAAGTATGGGAGGTCGCTCTCCAGATCGGGGAGCATCCAGAATTGGGATATAAGGAATACTTCGCTTCCGAAGTACTATGCCGTTTTCTTCAGAAACATGGGTTTGAAGTGAAACGTGGTATTGCCGAGGTGGAGACAGCTTTTTTAGCGCGATATTCAGGTGCGCGTCCAGGTCCTCGAATAGCTTTTTTAGCGGAATATGATGCCTTGCCAGGTGTGGGGCATGGCTGTGGGCACAACTTAATAGGTGCAGCCAGTGCTGGTGCGGCAGTTATCTTGAGTAAGAGTTTGGAAATACCGGGTGAGATCTTAGTGATCGGTAGCCCGGCCGAAGAAACTAGTGGAGCAAAAGTGACGTTGGTGGAAAAGGGGATATTTGAGAATGTTGATGCTGCAATTATGTTTCATCCCGGTAGTCAAAACGTTCCGATTATCTCTAGTCTTGCTTTGGATGCGTTGGAATTTACATTTCATGGCCGAGCCGCTCATGCTGTCGCCGCGTCAAATTTTGGAATTAATGCGTTAGATGCTATGATCAACTTCTTCGTCGGAATCAATGCCCTTAAAAAGCAGATCTCGCCGAACATGAAAATTAATGGAATTATTTCCGAGGGGGGAAACGTGCCAAATATTGTTCCAGACCGCACGGTGGCACGCTTTTATCTTAGGGCCCAAAAACGCAAAGACTTGGATGAATTGAGAGAGCTCGTGATTCGCTGTGCTGAAGGGGCAGCTTCCATGGTTTCGGCAGAGATGACTTGGAAGAAATTTGAGTTTTCCTATGATGAAATGCATACGAATGTGACCCTGGCAGGGTGTTTTATGAAAAACCTTCAAGAAATGGGTATTAATTATATAGCTCCTCCTCAAACCGCTATGGGGTCTGTGGACATGGGAAATGTTAGTCGGGCTGTTCCGTCGATTCATCCCTATTTGACGTTAGGAACAGGCACAGAAATCCCACATACGCGGGATTTTGCTCAAGCCGCTCTCTCATCAGACGGAGAAAGATTAGTTATGTTAGCAATGCAAACACTCGCTTTGACAGGCTGGGACGTTTTGAATGACAAAAAACTTCTTCAAAGGATTAAGAAGGAGTTTCGATTACATTCGTGA